The DNA segment CCGCGGGCCACCAGCAACGCCATGATCGCGAGGATGCCCAGCAGCCCTGCGACCACCATGGCGGGAATCGCGCCGAGGCCCAGCGGACCGGACTCGCTGTCGGGTACGGCCGTCGCCACCCGTAGCCCGGTCTTGCCGACCACGTGCGCCATGCGCTCAGCAGCGTCCTGCAGACTGCTGTTACCGCGCTCTCGCACGCTGAAGCCACCCTGGCGCAACGCCAGATAGCCGCCCTGCGGTGCTCGCACCCCATCGAAGCCGGCCGTCAGTCGTGCCAGTGGCAAACGCACGTACACCACGCCCTGCGGTACGGCAGCGGCCAATCCGAAGACCGTGGCCTTGCCATCCCTCAGCACACGCGCGGCGACCTGGTCGCCCTGCATCGCGGCTTCCAGCAACGCGAGCTTGCTGTACCCGAACGCAGATGCATCGCCATATGCGACATCCAAGTCGGCGCCCAGGATCTCGACGGTCTCGACCCCTGCCCACCCGTCCCGCAGCGCGGCTGTGGCCGCCGCCGTGTCGTTCGCGGCCAAGGCTTGCTTCACCGGCCCGGAATCCAGGCGTCGGGCCAACTCCTTGCTATGGGTGTCGTATTCGCCCTGCACTGCCTGCACCGCCGCGTCGCGTGCACGCTCCATGTCGGTCAGCAGCGTCGCTTCGCGCCATTGCCGTACGCCGCTCCAGCCCAGCAGGCCAGCCAGCAGGACCAGCAGCAGAGCCAGCATCGGCAGCGCACGTTGCAAGTCGCCCATGGGCACGCGCGCACGGCGCTCGTTCGTTGCGTTCATCGGCTTGTCCCCTGTCATCGCACGCCGGTGTGGCCGAAACCACCCGTCCCCCGTGCGCTGTCGGCGAAAGTATCCACCACTTGGAGCTCCACGCGCACCACGGGCAACACCATGACCTGCGCGATGCGGTCGCCTGGCTGGATGGTGAAGGCCTCATGGCCCCGGTTCCATACACTGATCAGCAGCGGCCCCTGGTAGTCGGCATCGATCAATCCCGTGCCGTTGCCGAGCACGATGCCGTGGCGGTGACCCAAGCCGGAGCGCGGCAGTACCACCGCGCAGAGATGGGGATCGCCCAGGTGCAGGGCGATACCGCTGGGTACCAGGGCGGCATCGCCCGGCTCCAACACCAGCGGCGCATCCAGCGCGGCGCGCAGATCCATGCCCGCGCTGGCCTCGGTGGCGTAGGCCGGTAGCGGCCATTCATCGCCGAAGCGGGGGTCCAACAGTTTCACTTCCACCGCGCGGGGTGCACTCATGCGTTCAGTCGCTCCACGATCAGGTCGATCAGTTCGTCCGCCAGGCGGGTCTTGGGTGCGGTCACGAAGCTGCGCTCGCCATCCCTCCAGTACGCCGTCATCGCGTTCTGGTCGCTTTCGAAACCGCCATCGGCGATACCGACCCGGTTGGCCACGATCATGTCCAGGCGCTTGGCTTCAAGCTTCTTGCGCGCGTATTCCGCTACGTTGTTGGTTTCGGCAGCGAAGCCGACCACCAGTTTCAGCGTCTGGGTCTGCGCGGCGACCTCGGCGAGGATATCGGGCGTGCGCACCAAGTCGAGCGCCAGCGATTCGCTGGATTTCTTGATCTTGTTGGCCGCCGGTTCGCGCGGCGTGTAGTCGGCCACCGCAGCGGCCCCGATATAGATGTCGGCAGGAAGCGCCGCGAACACCGCATCGTGCATCTG comes from the Pseudoxanthomonas sp. YR558 genome and includes:
- the dut gene encoding dUTP diphosphatase yields the protein MSAPRAVEVKLLDPRFGDEWPLPAYATEASAGMDLRAALDAPLVLEPGDAALVPSGIALHLGDPHLCAVVLPRSGLGHRHGIVLGNGTGLIDADYQGPLLISVWNRGHEAFTIQPGDRIAQVMVLPVVRVELQVVDTFADSARGTGGFGHTGVR